TGGGAGGAGGCGTTGGCCAGCCCGGTGTCGACGGCCGAGGACGAGGACCCGCCGAGCTCCGACGAGATCGGTGTGTGCCCCTATCGCGGATTGGCCGCGTTCCAGCCGGAGGATTCCAGTTGGTTCTTCGGCCGGGAACGCAGCACGGCCGCCCTGGTGGCCCGCCTCGGCAGTGCCGCGGACACCGGCGGAATCGTGATGCTGGTCGGCGCTTCGGGCGCCGGTAAATCGTCGCTGGTGCGCGCCGGCGTCATTCCGTCCATTCGCGACGGCGCGTTGGACCTGCCCGGTTCGACGAATTGGCCGGCGGTCGTCATCACACCCGGCGTCGACCCGGTGGGGGAATTGGTGCGGCAGGTCCCGGAATTGGCCGGCGTGCTGGACATGGCGCTCAGCCTGGACGGGATGGACCAGGACCTGGTGGCGTCCGGGCAGGGTCCGGACACCTTCCTCGGGCAGACGCTGATGGGCGTGCTGCGGTTCGCCGCGCAGATCCGGGCGGCGTTCGCGGCGCACGCGGCCCGGCACGGCGGCGAGCGGGTGGTGGTCGTGGTCGACCAGTTCGAGGAGGCGTTCACGCTGTCCTCGGACGAGAACCGGGTGCAGGTGTTCGTGCAGGCGCTGCACGTGGCGTGCACGCCGTCGATCCCGGGCGGCACCGCGCCCGCGGTGGTGCTGGTGGGCGTGCGGGCCGACTTCTACGGCCGCTGCCTGGCGTTCCCCGAGCTGGCCGACGCGCTGCAGGACCGCCAGATGGTGCTGGGCCCGATGACGTCGGCCGAGCTGCGCGAGGCGGTGTCGCGGCCCGCGAGGGCGGCGGGCCTGCAGCTGGAGCCGGGGCTGATCGAGCTGATGCTGCGCGACCTGGGCGTGCGCAGCGGGCGGGCGCAGACCAGGGCCGGTCAGGGCGCGTACGACGCGGGCGCGCTGCCGCTGCTGTCGCACGCCCTGCTGGCCACCTGGCAGCGCCGGCAGGCGGGCAAGCTGACCATCGCGGGGTACCGCTCGGCGGGCGGCATCCAGGGCGCGGTCGCGGCCACCGCCGAACGGGCGTGGGCCGACCTGGCGCCGGCGGCGCAGCAGGCCGCGCGACCGCTGCTGCTGCGCCTGGTGCGCGTCGGCGAGGACACCCAGGACACCCGCCGCCGCTCGACCAGGCACGAGCTGGTCGAGCAGGCGGTGAACCGGGCCGCGGGCGAGGAGGCGCTGGAGGTGCTGGCGCGGGCCCGGCTGGTCACCCTCGACGCGGGCTCGGTGGAGATCACCCACGAGGCGCTGCTGCAGGCGTGGCCGCGGCTGCGCAGCTGGATCGACCAGGACCGGGAGGGCCAGCTGCTGCGGCAGCGGCTGGAGGAGGACGCGGCCACGTGGGCGGGCCAGGACCGCGACTCGTCGCTGCTCTACCGGGGCGCCCGGCTGGAGACCGCGCGGCACTGGGCGGACGCGGCCGGGCCGGAGGTCCTGACCGGCACCGCGCAGGACTTCCTGGCCGTGTCGACGCAGCACCGCAGGCGCGCCGCGTGGGCCATGCGGGCGGCGGTGGTCTGCGTGGTCGTGCTGGCGCTCATCGCCGCCACCGCCGCGGTGCTGGCCGTGCGGCAGCGCGACGACGCGGTGTTCCGGCAGGTGGTGGCGGAGGCGGAGCGGTTGCGGGAGGTCGACCCGTCGGTGTCGGCGCAGTTGGCGCTGGTCGCGCACCGGATGCGGCCGGACGACCGGGACGCGCGGACCCGGCTGCTGGCCACCCAGTCCTCGCCGCTGGCGATGCCGATGTTCGGGCACACCGGGCCGGTGTACCTGACCTCGTTCTCCCCCGACGGCCGGTTCCTGGCCACCGCCAGCTTCGACGAGACGGTGCGGCTGTGGGACGTCACCGACCGGGACCACCCGGAACCGGTCGGCTCGCCGCTGCCGGGGCACAGCAGCTGGGTGACGTCGGCGGTGTTCAGCCCGGACGGCCGCACGCTGGCCACGGCGGGCGACGACGAGACCGTGCGGCTGTGGGACGTCACCGACCCGGCCCGCCCGCGCTCCCTCGGCGAGCCGCTGAGGGGCCACAACGGCACCGTGTACCTGCTGGCGTTCACCCCCGACTCGCGCACGCTGGCCACCGCCAACGCCGACCACACCGCCCGGCTGTGGGACGTCGCCGACCCGGCCGCGCCGCGACCGCTGGGCGCGCCGCTGGGCGGGCACACCGGGCAGGTGCGCGCGGTGGCGTTCAGCCCGGACGGCGCGCTGCTCGCCACCGGCGGCGACGACCGGACCGCCGTGGTGTTCGACGTGCGCGACCCGGCCGCGCCCCAGCAGCTCGGCGGGCCGATCACCGGCTTCGACAACACCGTGCGCGCGCTGGCGTTCAGCCCGGACGGCCGGCTGCTGGCGGCGGGCAGCGAGGACCACTCCGTGCGACTGCTCGACGTGACCGACCCGGCCGCGCCGCGGCTGCTCGGCCGCCCGCTGACCGACCACACCGAGGGCGTCTGGTCGGTGGCGTTCAACCCGGACGGCCGGGTGCTCGCCTCGTCCGGCGGCGACGGCACCACCCGGATGTGGAACGTCAACGACCCGGCGCACCCGCTGCCGATCGGCCACCCCCTGGCCGGGCGCAACGGCACGGTGTACGCGGTCGCGTTCAGCCCGGACGGCGGCACGCTGGCCACCGGCAGCCACGACTCGGTGGTGCGGCTGTGGTCGCTGCCCGCCGGCGTGCTGGCCGGGCACTCGATGCGCACGATCGGCCCCCGCTTCACCCCGGACGGGAACTACCTGGTGTCGGCCAGCGAGGACCGGTCGATCCGGGTGTGGGACACCGGCGACCCGGACGAGCCGAGACCCGCCGCGGTGCTCTCGCACGACGGGGGCGTGTGGTCGCTGGCGCTGAGCGCCGACGGGCGGACGCTGGTCAGCGTCAGCGACAAGGTGGTGCGGCTGTGGGACCTGTCCGACCCGCACCACCCCGCCCAGCTGGGCGGGCCGATCGAGCTGGGCACCCGGTACAGCTCGCCGGTGGCGATCCGGCCCGACGGCCGGGTCCTGGTCACCGGGCACGACGACAAGTCCGTCCAGCTGTGGGACATCGGCGACCGCGAGCGCCCGGTGAAGCTGGGGGGCGCGCTCGTCGGCCACGACGGCTACGTGCACCACGCCGAGTTCACCCCGGACGGCCGGACGCTGGTCACGGTGAGCGCGGACACGACCGTGCGGCTGTGGAACGTCGCCGACCCGACCGCCGCCCAGCCGCTCGGGCAGCCGCTGGAGGGGCACACCGCCGCCGTCCGGGCGGGCGCCATCAGCCCCGACGGCCGCACCCTGGCCACCGCGGGCGACGACAAGACGGTCCGGCTGTGGGACCTGACCACGCCCAACCGGGTCAGTTCGATCGGCGAGCCGCTGACCGGGCACGTGGAGAACGTGGTGGCGG
This genomic window from Saccharothrix sp. HUAS TT1 contains:
- a CDS encoding AAA family ATPase, translated to MAGSGQGSGPRAVFAERFALLYAEAGDPPLKRVTESVGRARRTDERGRPVRATAQRVSDWRRGRNVPARFSALSVVLEVLIGEARKSRPQPPAPGLYDLDAWRALWEEALASPVSTAEDEDPPSSDEIGVCPYRGLAAFQPEDSSWFFGRERSTAALVARLGSAADTGGIVMLVGASGAGKSSLVRAGVIPSIRDGALDLPGSTNWPAVVITPGVDPVGELVRQVPELAGVLDMALSLDGMDQDLVASGQGPDTFLGQTLMGVLRFAAQIRAAFAAHAARHGGERVVVVVDQFEEAFTLSSDENRVQVFVQALHVACTPSIPGGTAPAVVLVGVRADFYGRCLAFPELADALQDRQMVLGPMTSAELREAVSRPARAAGLQLEPGLIELMLRDLGVRSGRAQTRAGQGAYDAGALPLLSHALLATWQRRQAGKLTIAGYRSAGGIQGAVAATAERAWADLAPAAQQAARPLLLRLVRVGEDTQDTRRRSTRHELVEQAVNRAAGEEALEVLARARLVTLDAGSVEITHEALLQAWPRLRSWIDQDREGQLLRQRLEEDAATWAGQDRDSSLLYRGARLETARHWADAAGPEVLTGTAQDFLAVSTQHRRRAAWAMRAAVVCVVVLALIAATAAVLAVRQRDDAVFRQVVAEAERLREVDPSVSAQLALVAHRMRPDDRDARTRLLATQSSPLAMPMFGHTGPVYLTSFSPDGRFLATASFDETVRLWDVTDRDHPEPVGSPLPGHSSWVTSAVFSPDGRTLATAGDDETVRLWDVTDPARPRSLGEPLRGHNGTVYLLAFTPDSRTLATANADHTARLWDVADPAAPRPLGAPLGGHTGQVRAVAFSPDGALLATGGDDRTAVVFDVRDPAAPQQLGGPITGFDNTVRALAFSPDGRLLAAGSEDHSVRLLDVTDPAAPRLLGRPLTDHTEGVWSVAFNPDGRVLASSGGDGTTRMWNVNDPAHPLPIGHPLAGRNGTVYAVAFSPDGGTLATGSHDSVVRLWSLPAGVLAGHSMRTIGPRFTPDGNYLVSASEDRSIRVWDTGDPDEPRPAAVLSHDGGVWSLALSADGRTLVSVSDKVVRLWDLSDPHHPAQLGGPIELGTRYSSPVAIRPDGRVLVTGHDDKSVQLWDIGDRERPVKLGGALVGHDGYVHHAEFTPDGRTLVTVSADTTVRLWNVADPTAAQPLGQPLEGHTAAVRAGAISPDGRTLATAGDDKTVRLWDLTTPNRVSSIGEPLTGHVENVVAVAFSPDGRTLASGGEDRAIRLWDVHDLPDPAALGQVLTGHDGALRDLAFSPDGKRLASSSSDSTVRVWDLDLEHVVDRICVKTEGVLPEERWREHLPQLDYEPPCP